A section of the Papio anubis isolate 15944 chromosome 2, Panubis1.0, whole genome shotgun sequence genome encodes:
- the LOC100999158 gene encoding LOW QUALITY PROTEIN: uncharacterized protein DDB_G0271670-like (The sequence of the model RefSeq protein was modified relative to this genomic sequence to represent the inferred CDS: inserted 2 bases in 1 codon; substituted 1 base at 1 genomic stop codon) — protein sequence MRDPWVNSGQDLPLTTNEEQILEYPNHKTTQFLVALGLQAENISSTSSSGADPETSLAPEAPEHHPVAFSTQSTSSSDGDPEMSLTQQQPSQEASVIHAGQPEALTNQSRQQEAGEFFLGPGYQCPAMDVWSLDVTLCHMVGKTLPFCLLSARIFTAKLFTFFLLLKLAHSIQQKSPFLASAPAGLQRKPESFNQAPQHDPMASPSTQSTGSSGGDPEMSLAQQASQHDPVAFPSTQSTSSSGAEPKTSLVLQSFXYDTVASSVQSSSNSGGDPQTFLAHQAPQHDPVASPSTQSSSSSSGDPETSLAQQAPQHHPVAFSTQSTSTSSSGGDLEISLXQQQPFQEACVFQAGQPEALMSASPVRR from the exons ATGAGGGACCCGTGGGTGAACAGTGGCCAGGATTTGCCTTTGACCACAAATGAAGAACAAATCCTGGAATATCCGAACCACAAAACAACCCAGTTCTTGGTGGCCTTGGGATTGCAGGCTGAGAACATCTCC AGCACCAGCAGCAGTGGTGCAGACCCAGAAACGTCCCTGGCTCCAGAAGCCCCCGAGCATCACCCTGTGGCCTTCTCCACCCAGAGCACCAGTAGCAGTGATGGAGACCCAGAAATGTCCCTGACACAGCAACAACCGTCCCAGGAAGCCAGTGTCATCCATGCTGGGCAGCCTGAGGCTTTGACAAATCAGTCTCGCCAACAAGAAGCTGGGG AATTCTTCCTGGGCCCGGGCTACCAGTGCCCCGCCATGGACGTTTGGAGCCTCGATGTAACGTTATGTCACATGGTCGGCAAAACTCTGCCCTTCTGCTTACTCAGTGCTAGGATCTTCACAGCAAAAC TTTTCACCTTTTTTCTCTTACTGAAGCTGGCTCATAGCATTCAGCAGAAGAGCCCCTTTCTGGCCAGTGCACCTGCCGGCCTGCAGAGGAAGCCAGAGAGCTTCAATCAAGCCCCCCAGCATGACCCCATGGCCTCCCCTTCCACCCAGAGCACCGGCAGCAGTGGTGGTGACCCAGAAATGTCCCTGGCCCAACAAGCTTCCCAGCATGACCCTGTGGCCTTTCCCTCCACCCAGAGCACCAGCAGCAGTGGTGCAGAACCAAAAACCTCCCTGGTTCTCCAATCCTTTTAGTATGACACTGTGGCCTCCTCTGTCCAGAGCTCCAGCAACAGTGGTGGAGACCCACAAACCTTCCTGGCTCACCAAGCCCCCCAGCATGACCCTGTGGCCTCCCCCTCCacccagagcagcagcagcagcagtggagaCCCAGAAACTTCCCTGGCTCAACAAGCCCCCCAGCATCATCCTGTGGCCTTCTCCACCCAGAGCACCAGCACCAGTAGCAGTGGCGGAGACCTAGAAATTTCCCT ACAGCAACAACCATTTCAGGAAGCCTGCGTTTTTCAGGCTGGGCAGCCCGAGGCTTTGATGTCAGCCTCGCCAGTAAGAAGGTGA